A stretch of the Salvia splendens isolate huo1 unplaced genomic scaffold, SspV2 ctg944, whole genome shotgun sequence genome encodes the following:
- the LOC121791863 gene encoding EH domain-containing protein 1-like, whose protein sequence is MEIGSSWIGRCSKEHHKMYQIWFSCADSDGDGRITGNDAQKFLSMSNLSRQDLKQVWSIADSKRQGYLGYDEFVVAMQLMSLVQAGHNITNDIVNDTQAVDYENLQPPTMEGLQSILVTKRSPSARYPSPERISGNQLQHSSSGSWFSKTGKMSSRPVTSIVDGLKNLYIKKLKPLEVTYKFNDFVCPLLTSSDFEAKPMVMLLGQYSTGKTTFIKHLMGCTYPGAHIGPEPTTDRFVVVMNGADDRSIPGNTIAVQADMPFSGLQSFGTAFLSKFECSQLPNPLLEHITFVDTPGVLSGEKQRTQRSYDFTGAISWFAIKCDLILLLFDPHKLDISDEFKRVIESLRGHDDKIRVVLNKADQIDTQQLMRVYGALMWSLGKVLNTPEVMRVYIGSFNDKPINNAAAGPLGEELFQKEQDNLLNDLKDIPKKACDRRINEFVKRARAAKIHALIISHLRNEMPAMIGKAKAQQSLIDNLANEFAKVQREHHLPLGDFPNVDQFRERLSGYSIDKFEKLKPKMIQCVDEMLAYDIPQLLKDFRNPYDYTN, encoded by the exons ATGGAGATTGGGTCATCTTGGATTGGGCGGTGCTCCAAGGAGCATCATAAGATGTATCAAATTTGGTTCTCTTGTGCTGATTCTG ATGGTGATGGGCGTATCACGGGCAACGATGCTCAGAAATTCCTCTCCATGTCTAATTTGAGTCGTCAAGATCTCAAGCAG GTTTGGTCCATTGCTGATTCGAAGAGGCAAGGTTATCTTGGATATGATGAATTCGTTGTAGCAATGCAG CTCATGTCTTTGGTACAAGCTGGCCATAATATAACCAATGATATTGTGAATGATACTCAAG CAGTTGATTATGAGAACCTGCAACCACCCACCATGGAAGGTCTTCAATCAATTCTTGTA acgaaacggagtccAAGCGCGCGCTACCCTTCGCCTGAGCGGATCAGTG GCAATCAACTGCAGCATTCATCTTCTGGAAGTTGGTTTTCTAAAACCGGAAAG ATGTCGTCGAGGCCGGTGACTTCAATCGTGGATGGACTGAAGAATCTGTACATCAAGAAGCTAAAGCCCCTGGAAGTGACCTACAAGTTCAATGACTTTGTTTGTCCTTTACTG ACAAGTAGCGATTTCGAGGCGAAGCCAATGGTGATGCTACTTGGCCAATACTCCACAGGGAAGACCACATTCATCAAGCATCTCATGGGATGTACTTATCCTG GAGCTCATATCGGTCCAGAGCCCACGACAGACAGATTCGTAGTGGTTATG AACGGAGCTGACGACAGAAGCATTCCAGGCAACACCATTGCTGTTCAAGCAGACATGCCTTTCAGCGGCCTCCAATCCTTCGGAACAGCTTTTTTATCCAAGTTTGAGTGCTCACAGCTCCCTAATCCT TTGTTGGAGCACATCACCTTTGTGGACACCCCGGGAGTCCTCTCTGGGGAGAAGCAACGCACGCAGAGAAGCTACGACTTCACAGGCGCCATTTCCTGGTTCGCCATCAAGTGTGATCTCATCCTGCTCCTCTTCGACCCTCACAAGCTTGATATCAGTGATGAATTCAAGCGCGTCATTGAATCCCTCCGTGGCCATGATGATAAGATACGCGTCGTCCTCAACAAGGCCGACCAAATTGATACACAACAA CTTATGCGGGTATACGGTGCCTTGATGTGGTCTCTAGGCAAAGTCTTGAATACTCCTGAAGTTATGCGTGTTTATATTGG TTCCTTCAACGACAAGCCTATAAACAATGCTGCAGCCGGTCCCCTCGGGGAAGAGCTCTTCCAGAAAGAACAAGACAACCTTCTCAATGACTTGAAGGACATACCTAAGAAGGCTTGTGATCGTCGA ATAAATGAGTTTGTGAAACGTGCTCGTGCTGCTAAGATACATGCCTTGATCATTAGTCATCTGAGGAATGAGATGCCGGCAATGATAGGCAAAGCTAAGGCTCAGCAAAGCCTCATCGATAATCTGGCCAATGAATTTGCAAAG GTTCAGAGAGAGCATCATCTACCGCTGGGGGATTTCCCGAACGTGGATCaatttagagagagattgaGCGGATACAGCATAGACAAGTTTGAGAAGTTAAAACCAAAAATGATTCAGTGTGTTGATGAAATGCTTGCTTATGATATCCCACAGCTTCTTAAGGATTTCCGAAATCCTTATGATTACACTAACTAA
- the LOC121791862 gene encoding uncharacterized protein LOC121791862 — protein sequence MMGDESGTVAPLMSPSEKRRALIRMSSDIHDELQAFRRWLKWLCLDQSNAWTSCLSWFVFVAMSIVIPALSHFVLACSDCDTRHSRPYDAVAQLSLTGVAAISFLCISHFVSRYGLRRFLFFDKLCDESETVRKGYTNQFNRSLKILFIFVLPCFAGESAYKIWWYGSGGTRVSFLGNVIVNNTVACILELCSWFYRTVVFFLVCVLFRLICCLQILRLQDFAQVFQINSDVESVLKEHLRIRRHLRIISHRYRSFILWSLIFITASQFSSLLMTTRPNADVNIYHTGELAVCCVSLLAGLLILLRSATRITHKAQAVTCLAAKWHVCATVDSFDAETPVAIRGDEQFVNTASDAEDEGGDEEDELDNCKFDPSYAYSTISFQKRQALVTYFENNRAGITIYGFMLDRTSLHTIFGIEMSLVLWLLGKTVGIS from the exons ATGATGGGGGACGAATCAGGAACGGTGGCGCCGTTGATGAGCCCTAGCGAGAAGAGGCGGGCGCTGATCCGGATGTCATCGGACATCCACGACGAGCTGCAGGCGTTCCGGCGCTGGCTCAAATGGCTGTGCCTCGATCAATCCAATGCATGGACCTCCTGCCTCTCGTGGTTCGTCTTCGTCGCCATGTCCATCGTCATCCCCGCGCTCTCTCACTTCGTGCTTGCCTGCTCCGACTGCGACACCCGCCACAGCAGGCCATACGACGCCGTGGCGCAGCTCTCCCTCACCGGCGTCGCTGCCATCTCCTTCCTCTGCATCTCTCATTTTGTCAGTAGGTACGGACTCCGGAGGTTTCTGTTCTTCGATAAGCTCTGCGATGAGAGCGAGACCGTCAGAAAGGGCTACACCAATCAATTCAAT AGATCGTTGAAGATCTTGTTCATCTTCGTGTTGCCCTGCTTTGCTGGTGAGAGCGCGTACAAGATATGGTGGTACGGATCAGGGGGGACGCGCGTCTCCTTCCTAGGCAATGTCATCGTGAACAACACAGTCGCCTGCATATTGGAGCTGTGCTCGTGGTTCTATAGAACCGTGGTGTTCTTCCTCGTCTGCGTTCTGTTTCGCCTCATCTGCTGCCTCCAAATCCTCCGTCTCCAGGACTTTGCACAGGTGTTCCAAATCAATTCTGATGTCGAATCCGTCCTCAAAGAGCACCTCAGAATCAGGAGACACTTGCGCATCATAAGCCACAGATATAGATCATTCATCTTATGGTCTTTGATCTTCATCACAGCTAGCCAGTTTTCGTCTCTGCTCATGACCACACGCCCCAACGCGGATGTCAATATATACCACACAGGAGAGCTCGCG GTTTGCTGTGTTAGTCTTCTAGCTGGACTCTTGATCTTGCTGCGTAGCGCGACTAGGATCACGCACAAGGCACAAGCGGTGACGTGCCTGGCAGCAAAGTGGCACGTCTGCGCCACAGTGGACTCATTTGATGCAGAGACTCCAGTAGCTATAAGAGGTGATGAGCAGTTTGTGAATACAGCATCTGACGCAGAAGATGAGGgcggagatgaagaagacgagCTTGACAACTGCAAGTTCGACCCTTCTTACGCTTACAGCACTATCTCGTTTCAGAAAAGGCAGGCGCTGG TGACATACTTTGAGAACAATAGAGCAGGGATCACAATATATGGCTTCATGCTGGACAGAACTTCACTGCATACAATATTCGGTATAGAAATGTCTCTGGTGTTATGGCTGCTCGGGAAGACGGTAGGAATTTCTTGA